CTTGTTGAGATACTCGAGAAAAAGAAGTAATAAGAGCTTATTAAATTGATTTTTATAAAAGGGATACCGAAACGTATCCCTTTTATATAGTGTTTAAAAAGTTCACAACACTAGATTGCGTTGATTAACGATTCAATTATTAAGCACCATCTCGAATTAAATACACATCCGAGCTTTAAGACTACTCGACTATTTAATTTGCGCTTTTATATATTCAGCCACTTCAGGATGTCCATTAGCAGTTGCAAAGTCTAATGACGATTCTCCGTCGATATCTACCATTTTTAAATCGGCACCGTAAGAAACCAACACCTTAAGCACTTCGAGCTGACCTTCGGATGCTGCCATCATTGCTGCCGTCCAGTTTTCCTCATCATCTACCAGATTTACTTCAGCTCCAGCTTCTAATAAAATACTAATAGCAGGAACAAATTTGCCCGTAGATGCATACATTAATGCAGTTCTTTTAACCTGATCTGTTAAATTTACTTCTGCCCCATTTTCTATAAGCAGCTTAACTATATCGGAATGTCCATTAAAAGCAGCCAACATCAGCAAAGTGCGCTGATTGGGATCAGTAAAATTTACATCAAAACCATTATTCAATGCATCTTTCACGACTTCGATTTTTCCATCCAATGCACTTTGCAATATTAAATCATTATCGAATACCATTGTTGATTCTGGTGCTACCTGATCTGTACTAATACTATTTACATTACTGGATTTAGAATTTTTTCCATTGCAGCTACAAGCCAGCAATCCCATTGCAGCAATAGCTGTAAACAATTGTAATTTATTCATAAGTTTCTAATTTGTTTCATTTGAAAGAAGCAATAAAGGTAAGCTAAGATTGTTAAATAGTAAGTACATAAGGTATTAAATTAAGGGTGGATTTTACTTTATCAATAAAAAGATGGTAGAAGAACAAAACAACAAGTCCTCAAACTACTCATAATCAAAACAAACATTACAAAAAGAGAAAAGTGAAAAACTTATTAAATCTAAAACTGTAAAGTTAACAGGAAGGATTATAGACAAGAAAAACAATCCTATTTCGAAAGCCTCTATTAGCATAAAAGACTCTAATAAAAGAAGCATTACCAATGCTAATGGTGAATATAAATTTGAATTGCCAGCCGAAGGTGATTTTGGACTAATTGTTACGCATCCAGACTATGAAATGGTTTCTAATACCATTACATTAAAATCAACAAATGGATCCAAATGGAAACACGACTTTATAATGAAAGCTGTTGATTCTGAAGATAACAAAGAAAAACAGAAGGTATTTAAAATTTCAGGTACTGTAAAAGATGTTAATGAAAATCCAATGCCAGGAACTTCAATTGTTGTGAAAGGTACTACAATTGGAACTGTTTCTGATTGGGATGGAAAATACGAAATTGAGGTTTCAAACATGAAGAAATTGACATTAGTTGCCTCATTTGTAGGCTACCAAAGTATTTTAAACAAAAATGATTTTCGAGAAGGAATCAAAAATGTTGATTTCACCATGAAACGTGAAGTAATTGAAATCTCTTCAAAAGATTTAAAAAAAGCAGGAGACATTCCTCCTCCACCGCCACCAACAGCACCTGAATATCCCGAAAGCGACGAACCAGTTTTTGTGATTGTTGAAGATATGCCACAATATCCACAGGGGTTTTACGGATTAGCACAACATGTAAAAAAACAAGAAAATAAACTGAAGGAAGAGTTCTTTTTCGAAGGAAAAAAACTAGAAGGAAGCGCAACTGTTGGATTCACCATATCTCCAAAAGGAAAAGTAACAAACGTTCAAATCCTAAAAAAATCGAAGGAAGTAGCTGCCGAAGCTGCTAAAATAATTGCTTCGGAAATGAAAGATTGGAAACCTGGTGCCCAGCGAGGTAAAAAAGTTCCGCTTGATTATGCAATGGAACTGGAATTTTAAAATTTGAACTTATCACAATAAAAAAGGAGCTTTGAATTGTTATTTCAAGCTCCTTTTTCATTCAAATAATTTGTCTCAATTATACTTGAGGAAAAACCTCAGTCAAATCCAACGGATCATCCATATCTTTCTGAAGAGCCACCAATTTTGTAAACAATTCTTTTATTTTCTTTTTATACTCCGGTTTAGCAGCTAAATCATTCATTTCATTCGGATCGTTTTTTAGATCGTACAAACGCATAACTTTTCCATGAGGATAAACAATCAGCTTAAAGCCATTGGTACGAATCATGCGTTGCATATCTGGTCGGTAACAACCATAAATGGCATCGTAATTCGATTTTGTCTGCTCACCACGAGCCAACGACATAAAACTCTTAAATTCTACATACTCAGGCTTTGGTAATCCTGCCAATTCAATCGAAGAAGCCATAATATCCTGTAAATAAACCTCAGCATCAATCTTTTTCCCTTTCGGGATATCAGGACCAATAACAAACAATGGCGGACGCATAGAATGATCGTACATATTCTGCTTTCCTAATAATCCATTATCGCCAATAGCCAATCCGTGATCGGCGGTATAAAAAATATAAGTATTATCCATTTCACCCGATTCCTTAACAGCTTCTAAAATTTCGCCAATTTGATGATCGAGATGGGTGATTAAAGCATAATATTCTTGGCGGTGTTTTTTCATTGAATATTCGGTACGAGGAAAAGGAGCCAGAGCAGCATCGCGTAAAGCTGGTCCACAACCAATACTATCTTTGTATGGATACATTGGTAAAAATGATTCCGGAACAGAAATATTTTCCAATGGATACATGTCCAGATACTTTTTAGGCGATTGGCGAGGATCATGAGGTGCATTAAAAGCCAGATACATAAAGAATGGCTTGTCTTTTCCTTTGGCCGAGTCTATAAAAGTGATCGCATCATCCTTTAGCACTTCGCTCCAATGCTTTCCTCCTTGCCAATAACCACCATTATTTTTGTCCCATGGTTGCCAACTGGTATCAGCAACATTTTGCGGACGATTATACCCAAAAGGCATTAAATCTTCAGCTTTACCTTTTTTTGTTCTTTCCAATTCTGCAAAACGTTTTACCTGTGTTGTATGATCCCAGGTATCTTTAGGCATTCCCGGACGAATATGAACCGTATGATTGAACAGTTTTGAAGGAGCTGTTCTCACATGCCATTTTCCTGTCATATAAGTTTCGTAACCTGCCGATTGCATAATCTGCCCCCACATCTGTCCTTTATCTACCAAATCTTTCTGATGTTTTTCAAAATCGTATGCCCGCCAAACAAATCGACCGGTATTAATCATTGCCCTACTACTAGCACAAACAGCACCATTCCAGGCTCCCATATTAAAAGCTTGAGTAAAAGTAGCACCATCGGCTACCATTCTGTCGAGATTAGGTGTTATAACTTCATCATTTCCCAGCGCATGAATAGTGTTATAGCACTGATCATCAGCAAACAGAAAAATAATATTTGGTTGTTTTTTTTCAACTTTTTTCGGGATACAGCCAAAAAATAAGGATATCATAAAAATCGACAGCAACAATCTTAGCTTCATCATAGCATTTAATTCATTTTTTAGTTTGTTCTTTTAGAGTTTAATCACAGCAATTATTGATAAATTAATCACCCTAAAAAAAACATTTTATTTTGTAGTTAATCTTAATTTTTACACTTTAAAGTTATATAAAAATATCAATGTTTTGCTCATTAATTATCTCCAACAAAAGCCATACGTAAACCACAAACACCTATATATAAGAATATTATATCGACAATAAAGAATTACCCCCTTTAAAAACTACCAATACTACCATTAGCTACCAGATGTGTTAATATTATTTTTTTTCAGTTTCGAAGCTTTTTCACTTACTTTGTATCCAAAATATAAATCAGATATTCCTTGTAATGACAAATAAGAATAAAGAAGATAGAACTCTCTCATCGCTTGAAAAATTCTTTCTACATCTTCATCCTGCAAAAATAGACAACAGGGCCATAAAATTCAACAGAACTTTTGGTTTAGGTGGTATTTGTGCCTTATTATTCGTTATTCTTTCACTTACCGGATTAATTTTACGCTTTTCGTATATACCAACAGTTGAGCACGCTTACGATTCAATTTTAGGATTAAAAAATAATACTGTATTCGGCCAGTTTATTCGTAACCTGCATCATTTATCGGCTAAACTTATGGTTTTAGCATCCTTTCTTCATATGATAAGGGTTTATTTTTCGCAAAGTATCTTTCAAAAAAGAGCAGAAAACTGGATTTACGGATTATTAATGTTGTTTTTAGTATTAGCAGCCAGTTTTACTGGTTATTTACTTCCTTGGGATCAGCTTGCTTACTGGGCAGTAACTGTTATTACACAAATTATCGAATACATCCCTATGATAGGGCATCCCATAGCCAATATAGTAAGAGGAAGCGAAACCGTTGATGGAAATACTCTACTTAACTTTTACACTTTGCATACAGGTATAATTCCACTGTTATTTATCGTTCTAATGAGCATGCACTTTTGGTTAGTTCGAAAAGCAGGAGGAGTTGCTCTTCCTTATCAGGAAAAAAAACAAAAAGTAGATGTAGTACCTCACTTGGTATCAAAAGAAATTATGCTTGCAAGCATATTAATTGCTGGCTTATTTCTTGTATCGGTATTTTACCATGCACCTTTGCTCGAACAAGCTAATCCACTAAAAAGTCCTAATCCGAGCAAAGCCCCTTGGTATTTTTTAGGAGCGCAGGAATTACTGCTTCATCTCCATCCATTTTTTAGCGCTATAATTATACCCTTTTCTGCCGGATTATTCTTTTTAGGCCTTCCTTATTTTAAATATACAAATGTTAATGTTGGAGTTTGGTTTAACTCCTCGCTGGGAAAAAAGATTACAATACAAGCCAGTATTTTAGCCTTTATTTTTACCTTCTTATTAATTTATGTATTAGATCATTTTCTTCATTTTGATTTATGGTTATCGGCTTGGCCAGCTTGGATTTCAACCGGTCTTATCCCATTTCTTTTGTATGTAATTCCTGTTGCTGCTTATCTATTATTTTGGAATAAAAAACATAAAGCCGACCGTACCGAATTAATTATGGCCTGCACA
This genomic interval from uncultured Marinifilum sp. contains the following:
- a CDS encoding ankyrin repeat domain-containing protein; the encoded protein is MNKLQLFTAIAAMGLLACSCNGKNSKSSNVNSISTDQVAPESTMVFDNDLILQSALDGKIEVVKDALNNGFDVNFTDPNQRTLLMLAAFNGHSDIVKLLIENGAEVNLTDQVKRTALMYASTGKFVPAISILLEAGAEVNLVDDEENWTAAMMAASEGQLEVLKVLVSYGADLKMVDIDGESSLDFATANGHPEVAEYIKAQIK
- a CDS encoding cytochrome b N-terminal domain-containing protein, with the translated sequence MTNKNKEDRTLSSLEKFFLHLHPAKIDNRAIKFNRTFGLGGICALLFVILSLTGLILRFSYIPTVEHAYDSILGLKNNTVFGQFIRNLHHLSAKLMVLASFLHMIRVYFSQSIFQKRAENWIYGLLMLFLVLAASFTGYLLPWDQLAYWAVTVITQIIEYIPMIGHPIANIVRGSETVDGNTLLNFYTLHTGIIPLLFIVLMSMHFWLVRKAGGVALPYQEKKQKVDVVPHLVSKEIMLASILIAGLFLVSVFYHAPLLEQANPLKSPNPSKAPWYFLGAQELLLHLHPFFSAIIIPFSAGLFFLGLPYFKYTNVNVGVWFNSSLGKKITIQASILAFIFTFLLIYVLDHFLHFDLWLSAWPAWISTGLIPFLLYVIPVAAYLLFWNKKHKADRTELIMACTSILISSYISMLLISLFLRGEGMLMIF
- a CDS encoding sulfatase-like hydrolase/transferase, with protein sequence MMKLRLLLSIFMISLFFGCIPKKVEKKQPNIIFLFADDQCYNTIHALGNDEVITPNLDRMVADGATFTQAFNMGAWNGAVCASSRAMINTGRFVWRAYDFEKHQKDLVDKGQMWGQIMQSAGYETYMTGKWHVRTAPSKLFNHTVHIRPGMPKDTWDHTTQVKRFAELERTKKGKAEDLMPFGYNRPQNVADTSWQPWDKNNGGYWQGGKHWSEVLKDDAITFIDSAKGKDKPFFMYLAFNAPHDPRQSPKKYLDMYPLENISVPESFLPMYPYKDSIGCGPALRDAALAPFPRTEYSMKKHRQEYYALITHLDHQIGEILEAVKESGEMDNTYIFYTADHGLAIGDNGLLGKQNMYDHSMRPPLFVIGPDIPKGKKIDAEVYLQDIMASSIELAGLPKPEYVEFKSFMSLARGEQTKSNYDAIYGCYRPDMQRMIRTNGFKLIVYPHGKVMRLYDLKNDPNEMNDLAAKPEYKKKIKELFTKLVALQKDMDDPLDLTEVFPQV
- a CDS encoding carboxypeptidase-like regulatory domain-containing protein, with translation MIDKKNNPISKASISIKDSNKRSITNANGEYKFELPAEGDFGLIVTHPDYEMVSNTITLKSTNGSKWKHDFIMKAVDSEDNKEKQKVFKISGTVKDVNENPMPGTSIVVKGTTIGTVSDWDGKYEIEVSNMKKLTLVASFVGYQSILNKNDFREGIKNVDFTMKREVIEISSKDLKKAGDIPPPPPPTAPEYPESDEPVFVIVEDMPQYPQGFYGLAQHVKKQENKLKEEFFFEGKKLEGSATVGFTISPKGKVTNVQILKKSKEVAAEAAKIIASEMKDWKPGAQRGKKVPLDYAMELEF